From one Dama dama isolate Ldn47 chromosome 4, ASM3311817v1, whole genome shotgun sequence genomic stretch:
- the LOC133055057 gene encoding major allergen I polypeptide chain 1-like → MTRAGALLLLCAALLLIAGGKCDDICPALRNTVDLFISGTHEEYIEQVEKYNQNSAVLETADTLKSCVDERLTAEDKQNALSALNKIYSSSLC, encoded by the exons ATGACTCGGGCTGGAGCTCTCCTGCTGCTCTGCGCTGCCTTGCTCCTCATCGCGGGCGGAA agTGTGATGACATCTGCCCAGCCTTGAGGAACACTGTTGACCTGTTCATATCGGGAACGCATGAAGAGTATATTGAACAAGTTGAAAAGTATAACCAAAATTCTGCTGTACTGGAGACTGCCGATACCCTGAAGAGCTGTGTTGATGAGAGGTTGACAGCAGAGGATAAGCAAAATGCTCTGAGTGCTCTG aataaaatatattcaagttCTCTCTGTTGA